A DNA window from Megalobrama amblycephala isolate DHTTF-2021 linkage group LG11, ASM1881202v1, whole genome shotgun sequence contains the following coding sequences:
- the myt1la gene encoding myelin transcription factor 1-like, a isoform X1 produces MEVDAAEKRHRTRSKGVRGTAHSHVAVEAAQELFSCPTPGCDGSGHVSGKYARHRSVYGCPLAKKRKTQEKPPQEPASKRRPFLTMVDGEPTVYESYEPEAMEEGEDREQEVEEVEEEEEEGDDEEEECSDDNEEPGEEEEDEEEEGEEDGEVEREEIEEIEQMEEEVEEDEEVVEEDGDDEEQDDDEEEDDDDDHEEEDYYENQSHQQDDNYSSGGQSKSNQTVEKDNNNNNNMNNEEYENYDELVAKSLLNLGKIAEDAAYQAMTESEMNSNSSNSAGEDDDEDEDDGSEQGGHKGELSVDLDSDVVRETVDSLKLLAQGHGAVLPDEGYADGGSGDTGPAGHANGRGQTEESEEEVCLSSLECLRNQCFDLARKLSETQTSERPTMEHQGHQALQHQAEQQQQQQQQHLHPHPHQPPMHHMPRYDSCQMDQHRPLERNYSDMVNLMKLEEQLSPASRGYPSSCAQEGDEDTTSVASERSDEAFDMTKGNLSLLEKAIALESERAKVMRDRMASEQMVARRDNQRLHGEHSPRQSSSAEERKARLHHDGAKRAYYPKDSRGEKKESKCPTPGCDGTGHVTGLYPHHRSLSGCPHKDRVPPEILAMYENVLKCPTPGCSGRGHVNSNRNSHRSLSGCPIAAAEKMAKVQEKHHSCDSSKSNQASDRVLRPMCFVKQLEIPQYGYKNNVPTSTPRSNLAKELEKYSKASFDYSNSYDNQPHAYGKRSLTPKNHGRDTSPKGYDAKRYCKTSSPASSTTSSYAPSSSSSLSCGGGGGGGGGGGGSSASSTCSKSSFDYTHDMEAAHMAATAILNLSTRCREMPQSLTGKGPELLAQSPDDRDGDENGTLDLSRAGGMGEGSGGTVLTPLQPMSPQRQALLNSHCYQMSTADCWDLPVDYTKIKRLDEDHKEDDLDPFQDLLEEQQYSGDVSLPSPKHKYAPCKESKKELLTLSSCQLADKGMRGMMTSNSQDLKCPTPGCDGSGHITGNYASHRSLSGCPRAKKSGIKIMHSKEDKDDQEPIRCPVPGCDGQGHVTGKYASHRSASGCPLAAKRQKDGYVNGAPFSWKSGKTDGMTCPTPGCDGSGHVSGSFLTHRSLSGCPRATSAMKKARMTGVEMLTIKQRASKGIENDEEIKQLDEEIKDLNESNNQVESDMIKLRTQITTMETNLKSIEEENKAIEQQNDSLLHELANLSQSLINSLANIQLPHMKPMPLKEAPVKNYCCLQMPHREPMNEQNFDTYVSTLTDMYTHQDQYQSPENKALLENIKQAVQGIQV; encoded by the exons TGTGTATGGATGCCCCTTGGCTAAGAAAAGGAAAACCCAAGAGAAACCTCCACAGGAGCCAGCTTCGAAACGCCGTCCATTTCTAACTATGGTTGATGGAGAGCCCACCGTGTATGAAAGCTATGAGCCAGAGGCCATGGAGGAGGGGGAAGACAGGGAACAGGAAGTAGAGGaagtggaagaagaagaagaggaagggGACGATGAAGAAGAAGAGTGCTCGGATGACAATGAGGAACCAggagaggaagaagaggatgaggaagaggaaGGAGAGGAAGATGGAGAAGTGGAGAGAGAGGAGATAGAGGAGATCGAGCAAATGGAGGAAGAGGTAGAAGAAGATGAGGAAGTGGTGGAGGAGGATGGGGATGATGAAGAGCAGGACGATGACGAAGAGGAGGACGATGATGATGATCATGAGGAAGAGGATTACTATGAAAATCAGAGTCATCAGCAAG ACGACAATTATTCCAGTGGTGGACAATCAAAATCCAAtcaaacagttgagaaagacaataacaataacaacaacatgaACAATGAGGAGTATGAGAATTATGACGAGCTGGTGGCCAAGTCCCTCCTCAACCTGGGTAAAATCGCAGAGGATGCCGCCTACCAGGCCATGACTGAGTCAGAGATGAACAGCAATTCCTCCAACAGTGCAGGTGAGGATGACGACGAGGACGAGGATGATGGGAGCGAACAAGGAGGCCATAAGGGAGAGTTGAGCGTCGACTTGGATAGCGATGTGGTACGCGAGACTGTGGACTCCCTGAAGCTTCTGGCCCAGGGACATGGGGCCGTGCTGCCTGACGAGGGATACGCGGATGGCGGGTCTGGGGATACCGGCCCAGCCGGCCATGCTAACGGACGGGGCCAGACGGAGGAGAGCGAGGAGGAAGTGTGTCTCAGTAGCCTGGAGTGTCTACGCAACCAGTGCTTCGACTTGGCCCGCAAACTTAGCGAGACCCAAACGTCCGAGCGGCCCACGATGGAGCACCAAGGTCACCAGGCCTTGCAACACCAGGccgagcagcagcagcagcagcagcagcagcatctgCATCCGCATCCGCATCAGCCGCCAATGCATCACATGCCCAGGTATGATAGCTGCCAGATGGACCAGCACAGACCCCTTGAGAGGAACTACTCAGACATGGTCAATCTGATGAAGTTGGAAGAACAGCTCAGCCCCGCTTCAAGAGGCTACCCATCTAGCTGCGCTCAGGAAGGGGATGAGGACACTACATCAGTGGCTTCCGAACGTTCAGATGAAGCTTTCGACATGACTAAAGGCAACCTGTCACTGCTGGAAAAGGCCATTGCTCTCGAATCTGAGCGTGCCAAGGTTATGCGAGACAGAATGGCATCAGAACAGATGGTGGCTCGGAGGGACAATCAGCGCCTTCATGGAGAGCACAGCCCAAGGCAGAGCAGCAGTGCAGAAGAACGCAAGGCCCGACTCCATCATGATGGCGCAAAAAGAGCATATTACCCTAAag ACTCAAGgggagagaaaaaagaaagcaaGTGTCCGACCCCGGGTTGTGATGGCACGGGACATGTCACGGGGCTGTATCCTCACCATCGAAGCTTGTCCGGCTGCCCCCACAAAGACCGCGTGCCACCAGAAA TTCTTGCAATGTATGAGAATGTTCTAAAGTGCCCCACGCCTGGCTGCTCGGGACGtggccatgtaaatagcaacaGGAACTCCCACCGCAG TCTCTCGGGATGTCCCATAGCTGCTGCTGAGAAGATGGCAAAGGTTCAGGAGAAACATCACTCCTGCGACAGCTCCAAGTCCAACCAGGCGTCAGACCGCGTCTTGAG GCCCATGTGCTTCGTGAAACAGCTGGAGATCCCACAGTATGGGTACAAAAATAACGTCCCAACCAGTACTCCGCGATCCAACCTGGCGAAGGAGCTGGAGAAGTACTCCAAGGCCAGCTTCGACTACAGCAACAGTTATGACAACCAGCCTCATGCCTACGGCAAGAGGTCCCTAACCCCAAAGAACCATGGGCGGGACACCTCACCCAAAGGATATGATG cCAAGCGCTACTGTAAGACCTCAAGCCCGGCCAGCAGCACCACGAGCAGCTACGctcccagcagcagcagcagtctcagctgtggaggaggaggagggggaggaggagggggaggaggaagCAGCGCCAGCAGCACCTGCAGCAAGAGCAGCTTCGACTACACACACGACATGGAAGCCGCCCACATGGCTGCCACCGCCATCCTCAACCTGTCCACGCGCTGCAGAGAGATGCCCCAGAGCCTTACCGGGAAAGGCCCGGAGCTCCTGGCACAG AGCCCTGATGACAGAGATGGGGATGAGAACGGAACCCTGGATCTGAGCCGGGCTGGAGGGATGGGGGAGGGCAGTGGGGGTACAGTGCTGACCCCCCTGCAGCCCATGTCGCCCCAGCGGCAGGCCCTGCTCAACAGCCACTGCTACCAGATGAGCACAGCAGACTGCTGGGACCTGCCTGTGGACTACACCAAGATCAAACGCCTGGATGAGGACCACAAGGAG GATGACCTGGACCCCTTTCAGGATCTATTAGAAGAGCAGCAGTATTCAGGAGACGTGTCCCTCCCCAGCCCCAAACACAAATATGCTCCCTGTAAGGAGAGCAAAAAGGAGCTCCTCAC GCTATCAAGCTGCCAACTGGCTGACAAGGGCATGCGTGGTATGATGACATCTAACTCCCAGGATCTGAA GTGTCCTACTCCTGGCTGTGATGGCTCTGGGCATATCACAGGCAACTATGCCTCACATAGAAG TCTGTCAGGTTGTCCTCGGGCAAAGAAGAGTGGTATTAAAATAATGCACAGTAAAGAGGACAAGGATGACCAGGAGCCAATCAG GTGTCCAGTGCCAGGCTGTGATGGCCAGGGTCATGTGACAGGGAAGTACGCATCCCACCGCAGTGCATCCGGCTGCCCGCTGGCCGCCAAGCGTCAGAAAGACGGTTATGTGAACGGAGCGCCTTTCTCCTGGAAGTCTGGCAAGACAGACGGCATGACCTGCCCCACCCCAGGCTGCGATGGCTCTGGCCACGTCAGTGGCAGCTTTCTCACCCACCGGAG TCTGTCTGGCTGTCCCCGTGCCACATCTGCTATGAAGAAAGCTAGGATGACAGGGGTTGAAATGCTCACAATCAAGCAGAGAGCAAGTAAAG GCATAGAAAATGATGAAGAGATAAAACAACTGGATGAGGAAATCAAAGACCTGAACGAATCAAACAATCAAGTAGAGTCAGACATGATAAAATTAAGGACTCAA ATCACCACCATGGAGACTAACCTGAAGTCCATCGAGGAGGAAAACAAGGCCATAGAACAGCAGAATGACTCGCTGCTGCATGAGCTCGCCAACCTCAGCCAGTCCCTCATCAACAGCCTCGCTAACATCCAGCTCCCTCATATG AAACCGATGCCACTGAAAGAGGCCCCTGTTAAAAATTACTGCTGTTTACAGATGCCCCACAGA GAGCCGATGAACGAGCAAAACTTTGACACTTATGTGAGCACTTTGACAGATATGTATACTCACCAGGACCAGTACCAGAGCCCGGAGAACAAGGCCCTCTTGGAGAACATAAAGCAAGCCGTTCAAGGCATCCAAGTGTAG
- the myt1la gene encoding myelin transcription factor 1-like, a isoform X4 codes for MEVDAAEKRHRTRSKGVRGTAHSHVAVEAAQELFSCPTPGCDGSGHVSGKYARHRSVYGCPLAKKRKTQEKPPQEPASKRRPFLTMVDGEPTVYESYEPEAMEEGEDREQEVEEVEEEEEEGDDEEEECSDDNEEPGEEEEDEEEEGEEDGEVEREEIEEIEQMEEEVEEDEEVVEEDGDDEEQDDDEEEDDDDDHEEEDYYENQSHQQDDNYSSGGQSKSNQTVEKDNNNNNNMNNEEYENYDELVAKSLLNLGKIAEDAAYQAMTESEMNSNSSNSAGEDDDEDEDDGSEQGGHKGELSVDLDSDVVRETVDSLKLLAQGHGAVLPDEGYADGGSGDTGPAGHANGRGQTEESEEEVCLSSLECLRNQCFDLARKLSETQTSERPTMEHQGHQALQHQAEQQQQQQQQHLHPHPHQPPMHHMPRYDSCQMDQHRPLERNYSDMVNLMKLEEQLSPASRGYPSSCAQEGDEDTTSVASERSDEAFDMTKGNLSLLEKAIALESERAKVMRDRMASEQMVARRDNQRLHGEHSPRQSSSAEERKARLHHDGAKRAYYPKDSRGEKKESKCPTPGCDGTGHVTGLYPHHRSLSGCPHKDRVPPEILAMYENVLKCPTPGCSGRGHVNSNRNSHRSLSGCPIAAAEKMAKVQEKHHSCDSSKSNQASDRVLRPMCFVKQLEIPQYGYKNNVPTSTPRSNLAKELEKYSKASFDYSNSYDNQPHAYGKRSLTPKNHGRDTSPKGYDAKRYCKTSSPASSTTSSYAPSSSSSLSCGGGGGGGGGGGGSSASSTCSKSSFDYTHDMEAAHMAATAILNLSTRCREMPQSLTGKGPELLAQSPDDRDGDENGTLDLSRAGGMGEGSGGTVLTPLQPMSPQRQALLNSHCYQMSTADCWDLPVDYTKIKRLDEDHKEDDLDPFQDLLEEQQYSGDVSLPSPKHKYAPCKESKKELLTLSSCQLADKGMRGMMTSNSQDLKCPTPGCDGSGHITGNYASHRSLSGCPRAKKSGIKIMHSKEDKDDQEPIRCPVPGCDGQGHVTGKYASHRSASGCPLAAKRQKDGYVNGAPFSWKSGKTDGMTCPTPGCDGSGHVSGSFLTHRSLSGCPRATSAMKKARMTGVEMLTIKQRASKGIENDEEIKQLDEEIKDLNESNNQVESDMIKLRTQITTMETNLKSIEEENKAIEQQNDSLLHELANLSQSLINSLANIQLPHMEPMNEQNFDTYVSTLTDMYTHQDQYQSPENKALLENIKQAVQGIQV; via the exons TGTGTATGGATGCCCCTTGGCTAAGAAAAGGAAAACCCAAGAGAAACCTCCACAGGAGCCAGCTTCGAAACGCCGTCCATTTCTAACTATGGTTGATGGAGAGCCCACCGTGTATGAAAGCTATGAGCCAGAGGCCATGGAGGAGGGGGAAGACAGGGAACAGGAAGTAGAGGaagtggaagaagaagaagaggaagggGACGATGAAGAAGAAGAGTGCTCGGATGACAATGAGGAACCAggagaggaagaagaggatgaggaagaggaaGGAGAGGAAGATGGAGAAGTGGAGAGAGAGGAGATAGAGGAGATCGAGCAAATGGAGGAAGAGGTAGAAGAAGATGAGGAAGTGGTGGAGGAGGATGGGGATGATGAAGAGCAGGACGATGACGAAGAGGAGGACGATGATGATGATCATGAGGAAGAGGATTACTATGAAAATCAGAGTCATCAGCAAG ACGACAATTATTCCAGTGGTGGACAATCAAAATCCAAtcaaacagttgagaaagacaataacaataacaacaacatgaACAATGAGGAGTATGAGAATTATGACGAGCTGGTGGCCAAGTCCCTCCTCAACCTGGGTAAAATCGCAGAGGATGCCGCCTACCAGGCCATGACTGAGTCAGAGATGAACAGCAATTCCTCCAACAGTGCAGGTGAGGATGACGACGAGGACGAGGATGATGGGAGCGAACAAGGAGGCCATAAGGGAGAGTTGAGCGTCGACTTGGATAGCGATGTGGTACGCGAGACTGTGGACTCCCTGAAGCTTCTGGCCCAGGGACATGGGGCCGTGCTGCCTGACGAGGGATACGCGGATGGCGGGTCTGGGGATACCGGCCCAGCCGGCCATGCTAACGGACGGGGCCAGACGGAGGAGAGCGAGGAGGAAGTGTGTCTCAGTAGCCTGGAGTGTCTACGCAACCAGTGCTTCGACTTGGCCCGCAAACTTAGCGAGACCCAAACGTCCGAGCGGCCCACGATGGAGCACCAAGGTCACCAGGCCTTGCAACACCAGGccgagcagcagcagcagcagcagcagcagcatctgCATCCGCATCCGCATCAGCCGCCAATGCATCACATGCCCAGGTATGATAGCTGCCAGATGGACCAGCACAGACCCCTTGAGAGGAACTACTCAGACATGGTCAATCTGATGAAGTTGGAAGAACAGCTCAGCCCCGCTTCAAGAGGCTACCCATCTAGCTGCGCTCAGGAAGGGGATGAGGACACTACATCAGTGGCTTCCGAACGTTCAGATGAAGCTTTCGACATGACTAAAGGCAACCTGTCACTGCTGGAAAAGGCCATTGCTCTCGAATCTGAGCGTGCCAAGGTTATGCGAGACAGAATGGCATCAGAACAGATGGTGGCTCGGAGGGACAATCAGCGCCTTCATGGAGAGCACAGCCCAAGGCAGAGCAGCAGTGCAGAAGAACGCAAGGCCCGACTCCATCATGATGGCGCAAAAAGAGCATATTACCCTAAag ACTCAAGgggagagaaaaaagaaagcaaGTGTCCGACCCCGGGTTGTGATGGCACGGGACATGTCACGGGGCTGTATCCTCACCATCGAAGCTTGTCCGGCTGCCCCCACAAAGACCGCGTGCCACCAGAAA TTCTTGCAATGTATGAGAATGTTCTAAAGTGCCCCACGCCTGGCTGCTCGGGACGtggccatgtaaatagcaacaGGAACTCCCACCGCAG TCTCTCGGGATGTCCCATAGCTGCTGCTGAGAAGATGGCAAAGGTTCAGGAGAAACATCACTCCTGCGACAGCTCCAAGTCCAACCAGGCGTCAGACCGCGTCTTGAG GCCCATGTGCTTCGTGAAACAGCTGGAGATCCCACAGTATGGGTACAAAAATAACGTCCCAACCAGTACTCCGCGATCCAACCTGGCGAAGGAGCTGGAGAAGTACTCCAAGGCCAGCTTCGACTACAGCAACAGTTATGACAACCAGCCTCATGCCTACGGCAAGAGGTCCCTAACCCCAAAGAACCATGGGCGGGACACCTCACCCAAAGGATATGATG cCAAGCGCTACTGTAAGACCTCAAGCCCGGCCAGCAGCACCACGAGCAGCTACGctcccagcagcagcagcagtctcagctgtggaggaggaggagggggaggaggagggggaggaggaagCAGCGCCAGCAGCACCTGCAGCAAGAGCAGCTTCGACTACACACACGACATGGAAGCCGCCCACATGGCTGCCACCGCCATCCTCAACCTGTCCACGCGCTGCAGAGAGATGCCCCAGAGCCTTACCGGGAAAGGCCCGGAGCTCCTGGCACAG AGCCCTGATGACAGAGATGGGGATGAGAACGGAACCCTGGATCTGAGCCGGGCTGGAGGGATGGGGGAGGGCAGTGGGGGTACAGTGCTGACCCCCCTGCAGCCCATGTCGCCCCAGCGGCAGGCCCTGCTCAACAGCCACTGCTACCAGATGAGCACAGCAGACTGCTGGGACCTGCCTGTGGACTACACCAAGATCAAACGCCTGGATGAGGACCACAAGGAG GATGACCTGGACCCCTTTCAGGATCTATTAGAAGAGCAGCAGTATTCAGGAGACGTGTCCCTCCCCAGCCCCAAACACAAATATGCTCCCTGTAAGGAGAGCAAAAAGGAGCTCCTCAC GCTATCAAGCTGCCAACTGGCTGACAAGGGCATGCGTGGTATGATGACATCTAACTCCCAGGATCTGAA GTGTCCTACTCCTGGCTGTGATGGCTCTGGGCATATCACAGGCAACTATGCCTCACATAGAAG TCTGTCAGGTTGTCCTCGGGCAAAGAAGAGTGGTATTAAAATAATGCACAGTAAAGAGGACAAGGATGACCAGGAGCCAATCAG GTGTCCAGTGCCAGGCTGTGATGGCCAGGGTCATGTGACAGGGAAGTACGCATCCCACCGCAGTGCATCCGGCTGCCCGCTGGCCGCCAAGCGTCAGAAAGACGGTTATGTGAACGGAGCGCCTTTCTCCTGGAAGTCTGGCAAGACAGACGGCATGACCTGCCCCACCCCAGGCTGCGATGGCTCTGGCCACGTCAGTGGCAGCTTTCTCACCCACCGGAG TCTGTCTGGCTGTCCCCGTGCCACATCTGCTATGAAGAAAGCTAGGATGACAGGGGTTGAAATGCTCACAATCAAGCAGAGAGCAAGTAAAG GCATAGAAAATGATGAAGAGATAAAACAACTGGATGAGGAAATCAAAGACCTGAACGAATCAAACAATCAAGTAGAGTCAGACATGATAAAATTAAGGACTCAA ATCACCACCATGGAGACTAACCTGAAGTCCATCGAGGAGGAAAACAAGGCCATAGAACAGCAGAATGACTCGCTGCTGCATGAGCTCGCCAACCTCAGCCAGTCCCTCATCAACAGCCTCGCTAACATCCAGCTCCCTCATATG GAGCCGATGAACGAGCAAAACTTTGACACTTATGTGAGCACTTTGACAGATATGTATACTCACCAGGACCAGTACCAGAGCCCGGAGAACAAGGCCCTCTTGGAGAACATAAAGCAAGCCGTTCAAGGCATCCAAGTGTAG
- the myt1la gene encoding myelin transcription factor 1-like, a isoform X3 — translation MEVDAAEKRHRTRSKVAVEAAQELFSCPTPGCDGSGHVSGKYARHRSVYGCPLAKKRKTQEKPPQEPASKRRPFLTMVDGEPTVYESYEPEAMEEGEDREQEVEEVEEEEEEGDDEEEECSDDNEEPGEEEEDEEEEGEEDGEVEREEIEEIEQMEEEVEEDEEVVEEDGDDEEQDDDEEEDDDDDHEEEDYYENQSHQQDDNYSSGGQSKSNQTVEKDNNNNNNMNNEEYENYDELVAKSLLNLGKIAEDAAYQAMTESEMNSNSSNSAGEDDDEDEDDGSEQGGHKGELSVDLDSDVVRETVDSLKLLAQGHGAVLPDEGYADGGSGDTGPAGHANGRGQTEESEEEVCLSSLECLRNQCFDLARKLSETQTSERPTMEHQGHQALQHQAEQQQQQQQQHLHPHPHQPPMHHMPRYDSCQMDQHRPLERNYSDMVNLMKLEEQLSPASRGYPSSCAQEGDEDTTSVASERSDEAFDMTKGNLSLLEKAIALESERAKVMRDRMASEQMVARRDNQRLHGEHSPRQSSSAEERKARLHHDGAKRAYYPKDSRGEKKESKCPTPGCDGTGHVTGLYPHHRSLSGCPHKDRVPPEILAMYENVLKCPTPGCSGRGHVNSNRNSHRSLSGCPIAAAEKMAKVQEKHHSCDSSKSNQASDRVLRPMCFVKQLEIPQYGYKNNVPTSTPRSNLAKELEKYSKASFDYSNSYDNQPHAYGKRSLTPKNHGRDTSPKGYDAKRYCKTSSPASSTTSSYAPSSSSSLSCGGGGGGGGGGGGSSASSTCSKSSFDYTHDMEAAHMAATAILNLSTRCREMPQSLTGKGPELLAQSPDDRDGDENGTLDLSRAGGMGEGSGGTVLTPLQPMSPQRQALLNSHCYQMSTADCWDLPVDYTKIKRLDEDHKEDDLDPFQDLLEEQQYSGDVSLPSPKHKYAPCKESKKELLTLSSCQLADKGMRGMMTSNSQDLKCPTPGCDGSGHITGNYASHRSLSGCPRAKKSGIKIMHSKEDKDDQEPIRCPVPGCDGQGHVTGKYASHRSASGCPLAAKRQKDGYVNGAPFSWKSGKTDGMTCPTPGCDGSGHVSGSFLTHRSLSGCPRATSAMKKARMTGVEMLTIKQRASKGIENDEEIKQLDEEIKDLNESNNQVESDMIKLRTQITTMETNLKSIEEENKAIEQQNDSLLHELANLSQSLINSLANIQLPHMKPMPLKEAPVKNYCCLQMPHREPMNEQNFDTYVSTLTDMYTHQDQYQSPENKALLENIKQAVQGIQV, via the exons TGTGTATGGATGCCCCTTGGCTAAGAAAAGGAAAACCCAAGAGAAACCTCCACAGGAGCCAGCTTCGAAACGCCGTCCATTTCTAACTATGGTTGATGGAGAGCCCACCGTGTATGAAAGCTATGAGCCAGAGGCCATGGAGGAGGGGGAAGACAGGGAACAGGAAGTAGAGGaagtggaagaagaagaagaggaagggGACGATGAAGAAGAAGAGTGCTCGGATGACAATGAGGAACCAggagaggaagaagaggatgaggaagaggaaGGAGAGGAAGATGGAGAAGTGGAGAGAGAGGAGATAGAGGAGATCGAGCAAATGGAGGAAGAGGTAGAAGAAGATGAGGAAGTGGTGGAGGAGGATGGGGATGATGAAGAGCAGGACGATGACGAAGAGGAGGACGATGATGATGATCATGAGGAAGAGGATTACTATGAAAATCAGAGTCATCAGCAAG ACGACAATTATTCCAGTGGTGGACAATCAAAATCCAAtcaaacagttgagaaagacaataacaataacaacaacatgaACAATGAGGAGTATGAGAATTATGACGAGCTGGTGGCCAAGTCCCTCCTCAACCTGGGTAAAATCGCAGAGGATGCCGCCTACCAGGCCATGACTGAGTCAGAGATGAACAGCAATTCCTCCAACAGTGCAGGTGAGGATGACGACGAGGACGAGGATGATGGGAGCGAACAAGGAGGCCATAAGGGAGAGTTGAGCGTCGACTTGGATAGCGATGTGGTACGCGAGACTGTGGACTCCCTGAAGCTTCTGGCCCAGGGACATGGGGCCGTGCTGCCTGACGAGGGATACGCGGATGGCGGGTCTGGGGATACCGGCCCAGCCGGCCATGCTAACGGACGGGGCCAGACGGAGGAGAGCGAGGAGGAAGTGTGTCTCAGTAGCCTGGAGTGTCTACGCAACCAGTGCTTCGACTTGGCCCGCAAACTTAGCGAGACCCAAACGTCCGAGCGGCCCACGATGGAGCACCAAGGTCACCAGGCCTTGCAACACCAGGccgagcagcagcagcagcagcagcagcagcatctgCATCCGCATCCGCATCAGCCGCCAATGCATCACATGCCCAGGTATGATAGCTGCCAGATGGACCAGCACAGACCCCTTGAGAGGAACTACTCAGACATGGTCAATCTGATGAAGTTGGAAGAACAGCTCAGCCCCGCTTCAAGAGGCTACCCATCTAGCTGCGCTCAGGAAGGGGATGAGGACACTACATCAGTGGCTTCCGAACGTTCAGATGAAGCTTTCGACATGACTAAAGGCAACCTGTCACTGCTGGAAAAGGCCATTGCTCTCGAATCTGAGCGTGCCAAGGTTATGCGAGACAGAATGGCATCAGAACAGATGGTGGCTCGGAGGGACAATCAGCGCCTTCATGGAGAGCACAGCCCAAGGCAGAGCAGCAGTGCAGAAGAACGCAAGGCCCGACTCCATCATGATGGCGCAAAAAGAGCATATTACCCTAAag ACTCAAGgggagagaaaaaagaaagcaaGTGTCCGACCCCGGGTTGTGATGGCACGGGACATGTCACGGGGCTGTATCCTCACCATCGAAGCTTGTCCGGCTGCCCCCACAAAGACCGCGTGCCACCAGAAA TTCTTGCAATGTATGAGAATGTTCTAAAGTGCCCCACGCCTGGCTGCTCGGGACGtggccatgtaaatagcaacaGGAACTCCCACCGCAG TCTCTCGGGATGTCCCATAGCTGCTGCTGAGAAGATGGCAAAGGTTCAGGAGAAACATCACTCCTGCGACAGCTCCAAGTCCAACCAGGCGTCAGACCGCGTCTTGAG GCCCATGTGCTTCGTGAAACAGCTGGAGATCCCACAGTATGGGTACAAAAATAACGTCCCAACCAGTACTCCGCGATCCAACCTGGCGAAGGAGCTGGAGAAGTACTCCAAGGCCAGCTTCGACTACAGCAACAGTTATGACAACCAGCCTCATGCCTACGGCAAGAGGTCCCTAACCCCAAAGAACCATGGGCGGGACACCTCACCCAAAGGATATGATG cCAAGCGCTACTGTAAGACCTCAAGCCCGGCCAGCAGCACCACGAGCAGCTACGctcccagcagcagcagcagtctcagctgtggaggaggaggagggggaggaggagggggaggaggaagCAGCGCCAGCAGCACCTGCAGCAAGAGCAGCTTCGACTACACACACGACATGGAAGCCGCCCACATGGCTGCCACCGCCATCCTCAACCTGTCCACGCGCTGCAGAGAGATGCCCCAGAGCCTTACCGGGAAAGGCCCGGAGCTCCTGGCACAG AGCCCTGATGACAGAGATGGGGATGAGAACGGAACCCTGGATCTGAGCCGGGCTGGAGGGATGGGGGAGGGCAGTGGGGGTACAGTGCTGACCCCCCTGCAGCCCATGTCGCCCCAGCGGCAGGCCCTGCTCAACAGCCACTGCTACCAGATGAGCACAGCAGACTGCTGGGACCTGCCTGTGGACTACACCAAGATCAAACGCCTGGATGAGGACCACAAGGAG GATGACCTGGACCCCTTTCAGGATCTATTAGAAGAGCAGCAGTATTCAGGAGACGTGTCCCTCCCCAGCCCCAAACACAAATATGCTCCCTGTAAGGAGAGCAAAAAGGAGCTCCTCAC GCTATCAAGCTGCCAACTGGCTGACAAGGGCATGCGTGGTATGATGACATCTAACTCCCAGGATCTGAA GTGTCCTACTCCTGGCTGTGATGGCTCTGGGCATATCACAGGCAACTATGCCTCACATAGAAG TCTGTCAGGTTGTCCTCGGGCAAAGAAGAGTGGTATTAAAATAATGCACAGTAAAGAGGACAAGGATGACCAGGAGCCAATCAG GTGTCCAGTGCCAGGCTGTGATGGCCAGGGTCATGTGACAGGGAAGTACGCATCCCACCGCAGTGCATCCGGCTGCCCGCTGGCCGCCAAGCGTCAGAAAGACGGTTATGTGAACGGAGCGCCTTTCTCCTGGAAGTCTGGCAAGACAGACGGCATGACCTGCCCCACCCCAGGCTGCGATGGCTCTGGCCACGTCAGTGGCAGCTTTCTCACCCACCGGAG TCTGTCTGGCTGTCCCCGTGCCACATCTGCTATGAAGAAAGCTAGGATGACAGGGGTTGAAATGCTCACAATCAAGCAGAGAGCAAGTAAAG GCATAGAAAATGATGAAGAGATAAAACAACTGGATGAGGAAATCAAAGACCTGAACGAATCAAACAATCAAGTAGAGTCAGACATGATAAAATTAAGGACTCAA ATCACCACCATGGAGACTAACCTGAAGTCCATCGAGGAGGAAAACAAGGCCATAGAACAGCAGAATGACTCGCTGCTGCATGAGCTCGCCAACCTCAGCCAGTCCCTCATCAACAGCCTCGCTAACATCCAGCTCCCTCATATG AAACCGATGCCACTGAAAGAGGCCCCTGTTAAAAATTACTGCTGTTTACAGATGCCCCACAGA GAGCCGATGAACGAGCAAAACTTTGACACTTATGTGAGCACTTTGACAGATATGTATACTCACCAGGACCAGTACCAGAGCCCGGAGAACAAGGCCCTCTTGGAGAACATAAAGCAAGCCGTTCAAGGCATCCAAGTGTAG